The Chryseolinea soli genome contains a region encoding:
- a CDS encoding SDR family oxidoreductase, producing the protein MKRKLEGQTAIVTGASSGIGAGVAKALAAEGAAVVINHSSSADKAAAVLDEIKKAGGKGIVVKADVSNEADVQAMFKETYKQFGTVDILVNNAGLQKDAKFHDMTLDEWNRVIAINLTGQFLCAREAIKEFLRRGVVPERSKAAGKIICMSSVHEVIPWAGHANYAASKGGIMMLMKTIAQEYAPQKIRVNSIGPGAIRTPINHAAWQTPESYNQLLKLIPQKRIGEAEDIGGAAVWLASDDSDYVNGITLFVDGGMLLYPGFEDNG; encoded by the coding sequence ATGAAACGTAAACTGGAAGGACAAACCGCCATTGTCACGGGCGCCAGCTCCGGCATTGGCGCGGGAGTGGCCAAGGCCCTGGCTGCGGAAGGCGCCGCCGTAGTGATCAATCATTCTTCCAGTGCCGACAAGGCTGCAGCCGTGCTGGACGAGATCAAAAAGGCCGGTGGCAAAGGCATCGTGGTCAAGGCCGATGTGAGCAACGAAGCCGACGTGCAAGCCATGTTCAAAGAGACCTACAAACAATTTGGCACGGTCGACATCCTGGTGAACAACGCCGGGTTGCAGAAGGATGCTAAATTTCACGACATGACGCTGGACGAATGGAACCGCGTCATCGCCATCAACCTCACGGGCCAGTTCCTTTGTGCGCGTGAAGCCATCAAAGAATTCCTGCGCCGCGGTGTGGTGCCCGAACGGTCAAAGGCCGCGGGCAAGATCATCTGCATGAGCTCGGTGCACGAGGTCATTCCCTGGGCAGGACACGCCAACTATGCAGCCTCGAAGGGCGGCATCATGATGCTGATGAAAACGATCGCCCAGGAATATGCACCGCAGAAGATCCGCGTCAACAGCATCGGCCCCGGCGCCATCCGCACCCCCATCAATCACGCGGCCTGGCAAACGCCGGAGTCGTACAACCAGTTGTTAAAACTCATCCCCCAAAAACGCATCGGCGAAGCAGAAGACATCGGCGGCGCGGCCGTGTGGCTGGCTTCCGACGACTCGGACTATGTGAACGGCATCACGCTGTTTGTCGATGGTGGCATGTTGCTCTATCCCGGTTTTGAAGATAATGGCTAA
- the yiaA gene encoding inner membrane protein YiaA encodes MTQTQKPSNAFIAASWIALLAGMVSFNIGLWNAEMMLNEKGYYFTVLMYGLFSAVSLQKSVRDQLEGIPVTNIYYGLSWFSTILAILLLVVGLWNATLTLSEKGFYAMSFLLSMFAAIAVQKNTRDLAKADKEQEQP; translated from the coding sequence ATGACACAAACACAGAAACCCTCCAATGCCTTCATCGCCGCGTCGTGGATCGCGCTCCTGGCGGGCATGGTCTCCTTCAACATCGGCCTCTGGAATGCCGAAATGATGCTGAACGAAAAAGGGTATTACTTCACCGTGCTCATGTACGGATTGTTCTCGGCCGTGTCGCTTCAGAAAAGTGTGCGCGACCAACTGGAAGGTATTCCTGTCACCAACATCTATTATGGCCTCAGCTGGTTCTCCACCATTCTCGCCATCTTGCTGCTCGTGGTCGGCCTCTGGAATGCAACCCTGACGCTGAGTGAAAAAGGGTTTTATGCCATGTCCTTTTTGCTGAGCATGTTTGCCGCCATCGCCGTACAAAAGAACACCCGCGACCTGGCCAAAGCCGACAAAGAACAAGAACAACCTTAG